CTTGAGATATTCcttgaaaaaataatttgatatttttttctattttatcagGATGTTCTATGATGATGAGGGGTCCAAACATCAACAGTCCACCCACTACATGATCAAAATGATAACAATTCTTTGGTtggttcttttttctttcagaggaAAAAGCCTGCATTCCGCCAACTATTGCCAATGCAAAATACACAGAGGCCTCAGAAGGTTGGTACAAGGAGGGACACATCATCAGGATCACATGTGACAAAGGATatgaacacaaagacaacatcGCAACAGCCAAATGTATAAATGGGACGTGGTCCTCTTTGCCCATCTGCGAGAGTAAGTGTCAGACGTTAGTTTCCCATCTAGTCGCcctttcctgctcctcttcatgATTTATTATGGTATTTACAGGAAGTATGTCCGCCTGCAGTGAGCCTCCCAAAGTCCCCCATGCTGTGATCACTGGTTTGGACTATCAGGACTTGTTCGCTGCAGGTTCAGAAGTGCAGTACGAATGTGAGGATGGATACACTATAGACGGagtgcacacaaaaaaatccacataCTGCTTAAGTGGACACTGGACTGAAGGCCCCGTCTGCGGTAAGTGGACAATGTGATATTATTAATTGGCaataaagcaacactatgcaacttttactaagcaacagcgccctctgcagccacaatgAATATCTAGATAAATGCTGGTTTGTCATTGCTCCTAGGTTTTTTTAACAGATCTACATTTTGTGATCCATAAAAGATCAGTTTGTTAtaaatgcaatgtttttttccctctcaggCGGAGGAAGAGGACCAGGTACTGATCTTGGTGGCTCTGCAGTGGGCGGAACAGGTGGAGGGCACACTTCATCTGCTGGCGGTGGGACACAGCCTACACGTATTGATATTAAATAGATTTATCTTATGTCTTCCAAACTATATcaatatattgtgtatttatttattcaactcAGGCCGCAGACCAGGTAGTGGACATGGAGGGACAGGTACTACATCTGCTGGCAGTGGGACACGGCCTGTGGGTGGAGGTAAATTTTCATTTATATTAGATATAAATGGAGACCATAACAtctcaaattaaagttattaagAATCTGAATTCAGAAGAAGAACATTTCTGGaagaataaaagcataaaagcaACATCCTGGTGTGATAACAAACTAAAATCTAACAAACTGCTGTTTCCACTCTAACTTATAGGAACATCGACCAGCTCTGGAACAAATGAAGAGGAGATTCAAAATGCACCAAGTAAAGTAGATCCATCTCTACCTATACATTTATGCTTCATGTCATATATctctctatatatctatatatctatatatatatgtatgtttgtagGTATAGGCTATATAGatacatataaatattgatatattcattattattactatacaAAACAAGTACTATGGCCGtattgaagagaaaaaaagagatttggagaataaagttataaaaaaaacatactaataattatttttattttcaaaataataataatataacaggAACAAAGTCGTAATCTgacgagaaaaaaaagaaaattattttaagaataaagccattattttatgagaaaaaaattgTGATATTACAGGAGTAAAGTTCTAATCTGacaagaaagaaatcaaattattttaagaataaattTGAAATTGAATGAGAAAAAACTCATACTATTGCAAGAATAAAGTCCTAATAAATCGATAAATAAGTTATCGTgtaacaagaataaagttgtactTTAATTAGATTATATTACGACAGCTCTGCCCCagtcatttcctcctccacaaaagaggtattttcctccaagtctgtgaTTCTTTCTGTAAAATAGACACAGTTTCTCTTGATCCTTATGATGATGTGGTGCTGATGACTTATTTTGTTAACATGAGACCTTATCAAGATGATTAACATTCttcattttaacacacacaacatgctgaTCTTCGGATATTCCCCCTCAAACATGACATGTAGCCtaaaattcttcttttttttttctcgtaaTATTCGGACTTTATTCTGGAAATCTCTTGAAGTGGCCCTGATACTCCGTGGCTCCTATAAGTAGCACTAACGAGTTATACTGaagaatttaaaatcaaatttgaagttgatcaacTTTGCTGTTACAGTCTGAAATTTCCCAAATCATTTTTTCTTATTCAGTTGAAAGCTGTGGAATACACCCCAGTATCCCCAATGGTGAAATTGTGGAAACTAGAGAGATGTTTTTGAAATACGCGTGCAACATCTTTTACACATATGTGGGTCCAAAGACAGTGGTGTGTCATTCAGACGGCACATGGTCAGATGTGCCCAGCTGCAGAGGTATGAACAGGTCAGCACTGCAAGACTTTATATCAATGGTCTGTCCAGGAGATTGTGAaaatacaagtgtttttttctttttccttttgtgcAGCTACCTACTGTTCTGTGGACACCCGTCAATATCGTGAATTATATTCTGATGGAGTGAAATATGTAAAAGATGGTGAGGGGCGGAAATTGGCATGTGTGAAGCTGGACGAATGGTGGACAGATCATTTTTCTGAAGTTCGCTGCACTAATGGAAGAATTAGATTAAGTGAATGTAAGTATCACTTCAGCtatgatatgtgtgtgtgtttgtgtgtgtgtgtgtgtgtgtgtgtgtgtgtgtgtgtgtgtgtgtgtgtgtgtgtgtgtgtgtgtgtgtgtgtgtgtgtgtgtgtgtgtgtgtgtgtgtgtgtagagtctGCTAAAACGTATTATAGTCGTCAGGCCAAGATGAAGGTTTGGAtattaaactgctttcagacatgcactgaactcaggagATTTTTCCGAGGGGCTGTATGCGAGAACGCAAATGTTGGAGTCAGTTGCTctgaaacattttctggagcttttccTGTCAggcccctggtaaaatgtccagGAAATGACTGAATTAGCCTCTGTCAGAATACAGCGGGAAGAAGTCCAGAAAGACTCGAGTGGGCGTGTTCTAACACCTTTTCGAAAGATTTTGGTGATTTAGTGCGAcgccagtgtcaatgtgctgtaactAAAAACGGGAATTTGACAGCAGAATTCATACGTTATGTGTCATTTCTTGTTGTGAATTCGTCAATGACTTCAATTGACAGAACAATACTCACTGCTGTGCTAACATTTTTAGGTTGTAGCTGGCTCACAATAAAGGTGAGTATTAATCTTGTATTACGCAATAATGTAGCGtaatttttatttgcatgtatGACTATGGGTTCATAATataatctttattattattactgttttttCTATCATTGTTTGGTGTTTGTAAAACCTCTGTCTTTTGACCAGAGCCTTTGCTGAGGCActttgaggaagaggaggatgctgCTGCCTTTGGATTTGCtcactgaatgaaaacagatgCCAGCCTGGAAAACTGAAGTTATGACTGTGATGATACATATGTTGTAACATTATAACATGTCAGCTTTTTCTAAAGCTATTTCAGGCTTCTCATAAATTCCTACAACAAGCTGGAGTTAACTGTTTTTCTGTGGGTTCAAAGCCACACAAATGACTGGTAGTCGGCCTGGTTAAAACCTGGACTGGAATCACTTGTCTTTCTagtattgtgttttttctaaatCCTCTCCTGAAATCAACccattcattcatctttctAGTCTGTCACAAGGCTAATGACACACACGTTCATTCCCATCAGATTTGATTGATCATGACACAAAGTTTGAGAAGTTTCAGAACAGAATCAATTCTGTAACAGATCATTAATATTAACTCAGCTGATTgacagacaataaaaacaataacagctgTGACACAATTTAAAACAGCAACACCTCCTC
Above is a window of Hippoglossus hippoglossus isolate fHipHip1 chromosome 17, fHipHip1.pri, whole genome shotgun sequence DNA encoding:
- the LOC117778486 gene encoding complement factor H-like; translation: MCSRYLGFFLLVWFPGALHAQSAALQCAAPSLDHGYFLPVKETYSHDTKLRYGCENTHKPAVEGWWAESVCQHGTWSHTPRCIEEKACIPPTIANAKYTEASEGWYKEGHIIRITCDKGYEHKDNIATAKCINGTWSSLPICERSMSACSEPPKVPHAVITGLDYQDLFAAGSEVQYECEDGYTIDGVHTKKSTYCLSGHWTEGPVCGGGRGPGTDLGGSAVGGTGGGHTSSAGGRRPGSGHGGTGTTSAGSGTRPVGGGTSTSSGTNEEEIQNAPIESCGIHPSIPNGEIVETREMFLKYACNIFYTYVGPKTVVCHSDGTWSDVPSCRATYCSVDTRQYRELYSDGVKYVKDGEGRKLACVKLDEWWTDHFSEVRCTNGRIRLSECCSWLTIKVSINLVLRNNVA